A stretch of Perognathus longimembris pacificus isolate PPM17 chromosome 1, ASM2315922v1, whole genome shotgun sequence DNA encodes these proteins:
- the LOC125348032 gene encoding LOW QUALITY PROTEIN: uncharacterized protein LOC125348032 (The sequence of the model RefSeq protein was modified relative to this genomic sequence to represent the inferred CDS: substituted 1 base at 1 genomic stop codon): protein MGQSVTTPLSLTLQHWSEVRKIASNLSLEVHKRPWITYCSSEWPTFDLSWPRDGSFNSILILQVKARIMVPGPRGHPDQVPYILTWEALMSDPPPWVRPFVLFPPTHPLTPSAPPSRSSLFPAVTKPPLTSEDLKVKAPKVLPPGDDLLLDLMTEDSRLPQPPPYPAETGPREDVQRPDPSPIATRTRVRRDGNLPPADSTTQAFPLRTGATGQLQYWPFSASDLYNWKNNNPPFSKDPAMLTALIESILVTHQPTWDDCQQLLQVLLTTEERQRVLLEARKNVRGADGRPTQLPNEINAAFPLERPDWDFTTVEGRNHLILYRQLLMAGLHGAARRPTNLAQVKQVIQKSEETPSAFLERLKEAYRIYTPYDPEDPGQATNVSMSFIWQSAPDIRKKLERLENLRESSLQDLLKEAEKIFNKRETIEERDERLKREAEERDRRKSRDLSKLMATLVTGKRQDRQEGERRGPPRVEKDQCAYCKERGHWAKDCPKNPRGPRPRPKTSLLTLDDXGSRGQEPPPEPRITLDVGGQPVTFLVDTGAQHSVLNRDPGPLSDKSAWVQGATGGRRYRWTTDRRVHLATGKVTHSFLHVPDCPYPLLGRDLLQKLRAQIHFEESGVRVAGPKNQPLQVLTLSLEEEYRLYENNKRKELSLNLEWLNDFPQAWAETGGMGLARRQAPLVIALKANTTPVSIKQYPMSQEARIGIKPHIKRLLDQGILKPCQSPWNTPLLPVKKPGTGDYRPVQDLREVNKRVEDIHPTVPNPYNLLSGLSPAYCWYTVLDLKDAFFCLRLHPDSQPIFAFEWKDPELGISGQLTWTRLPQGFKNSPTLFDEALHRDLADFRVQHPALMLLQYVDDLLLAATSERECREGTRDLLHALGTLGYRASAKKAQICQQQVTYLGYLIKKGERWLTDARKETVMNIPEPQNSRQLREFLGTAGFCRLWIPGFAEMASPLYPLTKQGTMFAWGEEQQKAFQNIKKALLTAPALGLPDLTKPFDLYVAESKGHAKGVLTQKLGPWRRPVAYLSKKLDPVASGWPPCLRMVAAIAVLVKDASKLTFGQSLTILAPHAVEALIRQPPDRWLSNARMTHYQTMLLDTDRVRFGPVMTINPATLLPSADEEAVPHDCLEILAEVHGTRSDLTDQPLQGADFTWYTDGSSLVLNGERKAGAAVTTETEVIWAETLPPGTSAQRAELIALTQALKMASGKRLNVYTDSRYAFATAHIHGEIYSRRGLLTSEGKEVKNKREILALLHALFLPRKLSIMHCPGHQKGESPIARGNRMADETARRAAVISVPPYPVSNKEARAQWLEWQSASIEPEGQTKPIAMCLQSNAGQKGADLGPFVYPKKDEELLTNLGARKDDKRKIWILDNKTVLPRNFAQQVIEQVHQLTHLSPRKIKALLDRDERFVYFLGKEDILQRIYDRCRACAMVNAGKTKSGLGNVRMRGHRPGVHWEVDFTEIKPGLYGYQYLLVFVDTFSGWVEAFPTKQETAKVVSKKLLEEIFPRYGMPKFLGSDNGPAFVSQVNQQVAMLLGINWKLHCSYRPQSSGQVERMNRTIKETLTKLTLAAGSKDWVLLLPLALYRARNTPGPHGLTPFEILYGAPPPCVSFYSSDVSTFANSQNLQAHLQALQTVQREVWEPLAAAYKEQLERPVVPHQFQIGDSVWVRRHQTKNLEPRWKGPYTVLLTTPTALKVDGIAAWIHASHVKPASAEETIPEWRVQRTQNPLKIRLIKGGPSS from the coding sequence ATGGGTCAATCTGTTACCACCCCCTTAAGTTTGACTTTACAGCATTGGTCAGAGGTTCGGAAGATCGCCAGTAATCTCTCTCTCGAGGTCCACAAGCGACCTTGGATCACGTATTGCTCCTCAGAGTGGCCCACCTTTGACTTAAGTTGGCCCAGAGATGGGTCCTTTAATTCAATTCTTATTTTACAGGTCAAGGCACGGATCATGGTTCCCGGCCCACGCGGGCACCCAGACCAAGTTCCCTATATTCTTACTTGGGAAGCCTTAATGTCTGACCCCCCTCCATGGGTTAGGCCCTTTGTCTTGTTTCCCCCAACACACCCTCTTACACCCTCCGCTCCCCCTTCCCGTTCATCCCTTTTCCCCGCCGTCACCAAGCCTCCCTTAACTTCAGaggacctcaaggtaaaagcccCCAAGGTTCTGCCCCCTGGGGACGACCTCCTCCTGGACCTGATGACTGAGGACTCTCGGTTGCCTCAGCCCCCACCATACCCGGCGGAAACTGGCCCTAGGGAGGACGTGCAGCGGCCCGATCCTTCCCCTATTGCCACTAGAACTAGGGTAAGGAGGGACGGTAATTTACCCCCTGCGGACTCCACTACCCAGGCTTTTCCCTTAAGAACAGGGGCTACCGGACAACTCCAGTATTGGCCTTTTTCCGCCTCAGATTTGTATAACTGGAAAAACAATAATCCTCCTTTTTCAAAAGACCCCGCCATGCTAACTGCCTTGATTGAGTCCATACTTGTTACCCATCAGCCTACCTGGGATGATTGTCAGCAACTGCTACAGGTTCTCCTGACTActgaagagaggcagagagtcCTCCTGGAAGCTCGGAAAAATGTTCGCGGGGCAGATGGGCGGCCGACACAGCTGCCAAATGAGATTAATGCTGCTTTTCCCTTAGAGAGACCAGACTGGGATTTCACCACTGTGGAAGGTAGGAACCACCTAATCCTTTATCGCCAGTTGCTTATGGCGGGTCTCCATGGGGCAGCTAGGCGCCCCACAAATTTGGCTCAGGTGAAACAGGTTATTCAGAAATCTGAGGAAACTCCTTCTGCCTTCTTAGAGAGACTAAAGGAGGCTTATCGAATATACACTCCCTATGATCCTGAGGACCCAGGACAGGCAACTAACGTTTCCATGTCTTTCATTTGGCAATCTGCTCCGGATATTAGGAAGAAATTGGAAAGGCTGGAAAACTTAAGGGAAAGTTCCCTACAGGATCTACTAAAGGAGGCagaaaagatatttaataaaagaGAGACAATAGAGGAGAGAGATGAGAGGCTAAAAAGAGAGGCAGAGGAACGTGATCGAAGAAAGAGTAGGGACCTTAGTAAACTCATGGCCACCTTAGTGACAGGAAAGAGGCAGGATAGACAGGAGGGAGAACGAAGGGGACCCCCCCGAGTGGAAAAAGACCAATGTGCCTATTGCAAAGAAAGAGGGCACTGGGCAAAAGACTGCCCGAAGAACCCCCGGGGTCCTCGGCCTCGACCTAAAACATCTCTCTTGACCCTGGATGATTAGGGAAGTCGGGGTCAGGAGCCCCCCCCTGAACCCAGGATAACTCTAGATGTAGGGGGGCAACCGGTCACCTTCCTAGTTGATACAGGAGCCCAACATTCCGTCCTGAACCGTGACCCAGGACCTCTCAGCGACAAGTCGGCATGGGTCCAGGGAGCCACCGGAGGACGGCGATATCGATGGACTACTGATCGAAGAGTCCACTTGGCTACCGGTAAGGTgactcattcttttcttcatgtTCCTGACTGTCCATACCCCCTATTGGGAAGAGATTTGCTCCAGAAATTGAGAGCCCAAATCCATTTTGAGGAGTCTGGGGTGCGTGTAGCTGGCCCCAAAAATCAACCCCTGCAAGTGTTAACTTTGAGTCTGGAAGAAGAATACAGActgtatgaaaataataaaagaaaagaactctCCCTTAACTTAGAATGGCTAAATGATTTCCCTCAAGCATGGGCAGAGACGGGAGGCATGGGATTGGCCAGACGACAAGCTCCGCTGGTTATAGCTTTAAAAGCAAATACCACACCTGTTTCGATTAAACAATACCCAATGTCACAGGAAGCAAGAATAGGAATTAAACCTCACATAAAAAGGCTTCTGGACCAGGGGATTTTAAAACCTTGCCAGTCCCCATGGAACACCCCCCTGCTCCCCGTCAAAAAGCCTGGGACAGGAGACTATAGACCGGTCCAAGACTTACGAGAAGTTAACAAGCGGGTAGAAGATATACATCCCACGGTGCCCAACCCGTACAACCTGTTAAGCGGACTGTCACCAGCCTATTGTTGGTATACAGTTTTGGACTTGAAGGATGCCTTCTTTTGCCTAAGGCTCCACCCAGACAGCCAGCCTATTTTTGCCTTCGAATGGAAAGATCCTGAATTGGGAATTTCAGGGCAATTGACCTGGACTAGACTCCCCCAGGGGTTTAAAAATAGCCCTACCCTGTTTGATGAGGCCCTACATCGAGACCTGGCAGATTTTCGGGTCCAGCATCCCGCCTTGATGCTACTCCAGTATGTCGATGATTTGTTACTAGCCGCGACATCTGAACGGGAATGTAGGGAAGGAACCAGAGACTTACTACATGCCCTCGGGACCCTAGGGTATCGAGCCTCCGCTAAAAAGGCCCAGATTTGCCAACAACAGGTGACATACCTGGGCTATTTAattaaaaagggagaaaggtggctgACGGATGCAAGAAAAGAGACAGTCATGAACATACCCGAGCCCCAAAACTCCCGGCAGCTAAGGGAATTTTTGGGAACCGCCGGGTTTTGCAGGCTGTGGATACCAGGCTTTGCCGAAATGGCCAGCCCCCTGTACCCCCTCACCAAACAGGGTACCATGTTTGCCTGGGGAGAAGAACAACAGAAGGCCTTCCAGAACATTAAAAAGGCTCTCCTAACAGCCCCAGCCCTAGGACTCCCAGACTTGACTAAGCCCTTCGATTTGTATGTAGCAGAGAGCAAAGGACATGCGAAGGGAGTGTTAACTCAAAAATTGGGGCCTTGGAGGCGGCCGGTGGCCTACCTCTCCAAGAAATTGGACCCAGTGGCCTCAGGATGGCCACCCTGTCTCAGGATGGTGGCTGCCATTGCCGTCCTGGTTAAGGACGCCAGCAAGTTGACTTTCGGGCAATCCCTGACCATTCTGGCCCCGCACGCAGTGGAGGCACTAATTAGGCAGCCGCCAGATCGCTGGCTGTCCAATGCCCGAATGACTCATTATCAAACTATGCTCCTGGACACAGATCGGGTCCGGTTTGGGCCCGTCATGACCATCAATCCCGCCACGCTACTTCCCTCGGCGGATGAGGAAGCAGTTCCCCATGATTGCCTTGAGATTTTAGCAGAAGTGCACGGGACCCGCTCCGACCTGACTGACCAACCGCTTCAGGGCGCTGACTTTACTTGGTATACTGATGGGAGCAGCCTGGTGCTGAATGGGGAACGGAAGGCGGGAGCAGCCGTAACCACCGAGACTGAGGTAATCTGGGCAGAGACCCTTCCGCCAGGGACCTCAGCACAAAGGGCAGAGCTAATTGCCCTCACCCAGGCACTCAAAATGGCAAGCGGGAAAAGACTCAATGTATATACAGATAGCCGGTATGCCTTTGCCACTGCCCACATTCACGGGGAAATATATAGTCGACGAGGGCTTTTGACTTCTGAAGGAAAGGAAgttaagaacaaaagagaaattttGGCCCTGTTGCACGCATTATTCTTACCCCGTAAGCTCAGCATCATGCACTGCCCGGGACACCAAAAGGGAGAAAGTCCTATTGCCCGGGGCAACAGGATGGCTGACGAGACAGCTCGAAGGGCAGCTGTGATCTCGGTCCCTCCATACCCCGTCTCCAACAAAGAGGCGCGGGCGCAGTGGCtcgaatggcagagtgctagcattgaacccGAAGGCCAGACAAAGCCTATAGCAATGTGCCTTCAGTCTAATGCAGGTCAGAAAGGAGCAGACTTAGGACCATTTGTATACCCTAAAAAAGATGAAGAGCTCCTAACAAACCTAGGGGCCCGAAAAGacgacaaaagaaaaatatggatCCTTGACAATAAGACTGTATTGCCCAGGAATTTCGCCCAGCAAGTGATCGAACAAGTACACCAGCTAACACACTTAAGCCCCAGAAAGATAAAAGCCCTCCTTGATCGAGACgaaagatttgtttattttttgggcaAGGAAGACATCTTGCAAAGAATATATGACAGGTGCCGTGCATGTGCCATGGTAAATGCTGGGAAGACAAAATCGGGATTAGGAAATGTCCGAATGAGAGGGCATCGCCCTGGAGTCCATTGGGAAGTTGACTTTACTGAAATCAAACCTGGGCTTTACGGATATCAGTATTTGCTGGTGTTTGTCGATACTTTTTCCGGTTGGGTGGAAGCCTTCCCCACAAAGCAAGAAACTGCCAAAGTAGTCAGCAAGAAACTACTGGAAGAAATTTTTCCCAGGTATGGCATGCCTAAATTTCTGGGGTCGGACAATGGGCCAGCCTTCGTCTCCCAGGTAAACCAGCAGGTGGCCATGTtactggggattaattggaagtTACATTGTTCATACAGACCCCAAAGTTCAgggcaggtagagagaatgaatagaACCATTAAGGAGACTTTAACTAAATTAACGCTTGCAGCTGGCTCAAAGGACTGGGTACTCCTACTCCCTCTTGCCCTTTACCGGGCTCGAAATACCCCTGGACCCCACGGACTTACCCCCTTTGAAATTCTCTACGGGGCACCCCCTCCCTGTGTTAGTTTTTATAGTTCTGATGTCTCCACTTTTGCTAACAGCCAAAATCTTCAAGCCCACTTGCAGGCCTTACAGACCGTCCAGAGAGAGGTCTGGGAGCCACTCGCTGCCGCCTATAAGGAACAGCTGGAGAGACCTGTGGTGCCACATCAGTTCCAGATCGGAGACTCGGTGTGGGTCCGGCGACATCAGACCAAGAACTTGGAACCTCGCTGGAAAGGCCCCTATACCGTACTCTTGACCACTCCAACCGCCTTAAAGGTAGACGGCATAGCTGCTTGGATTCACGCGTCTCACGTCAAACCTGCTTCTGCTGAAGAAACGATCCCGGAATGGCGAGTCCAACGCACTCAAAACCCACTAAAGATAAGACTAATCAAGGGGGGGCCTTCCTCATAG